From the genome of Spinacia oleracea cultivar Varoflay chromosome 2, BTI_SOV_V1, whole genome shotgun sequence, one region includes:
- the LOC110790244 gene encoding uncharacterized protein, producing the protein MGGAVFKWVMQMHKDVPRAAKFYSDGLGFTVNVCTPRWAELHSDSFKLALFHSSSDHVVQKQYSSLLSFTVTDINITVMKLIELGAELDGPIKHEIHGKIAALRCLDGHVVGLHEPA; encoded by the exons ATGGGAGGAGCGGTGTTCAAGTGGGTGATGCAGATGCACAAAGATGTTCCCAGAGCTGCTAAATTCTACTCCGATGGCTTGGGTTTCACCGTCAATGTCTGCACTCCTCGTTGGGCCGAACTCCATTCCGACTCCTTCAAGCTTGCTCTCTTCCACTCTTCTAG TGATCATGTCGTGCAGAAGCAATACTCTTCACTCCTTTCCTTTACAGTGACAGACATTAACATCACAGTCATGAAGCTAATTGAACTGGGAGCGGAGCTAGATGGCCCCATTAAACATGAAATCCATGGAAAG ATCGCAGCCTTGCGTTGCCTCGATGGCCACGTGGTGGGACTTCATGAACCTGCATGA
- the LOC110790253 gene encoding M phase phosphoprotein 10, producing MAKPVEEKPGIEAINKLKSTDPPLFLSPSSDLSCFSRLASQYIFTSLKPFSPKSPFDQLHLNGFDAEQIWQQIDLQSQPLITSLKREIKRYEKNPDQILDQFGVSGANEVLERGIKENGDVGFEDSEELSDEDEDEEGEDGESESEEEEDDDESGEEEEELEDDGDGVPEVEDDFLKIKDLEKYLVREEEKEYGSEEKKSKKKKKGGKNVDGDEEDKNEESEEEEDGDELLMYGGDGEDGSDDSIRYEDFYVSKKKTPVTKRKRVDKSDDSDMEDKNVDDSDDAEMEDEDVDDADDSKMEDDNDEQNGNLSTYEKAREKIQAKIKQMEAENLAPKDWTMQGEISASKRPVDSALEVDLDFEHNMRPPPVITEEVTASLEEIIKKRILEGQFDDVQRAPKLVSAAPKETKELDDHKSKKGLGEIYEEEYAQQAGFVSAPLSMNDELKKEASDLFKRLCLKLDALSHFHFAPKPVVEDMSIQTNVPALTMEEVAPVAVSDAAMLAPEEVFSGKKNIKEDNELTKEDRKKRRAKKKRKFKAVSAKKAASTTPKKPSQTLNEGKEQ from the exons ATGGCTAAACCAGTCGAAGAAAAACCAGGCATAGAAGCCATTAACAAGCTTAAATCGACAGACCCACCATTATTTCTCTCTCCAAGTTCCGATCTTTCTTGCTTTTCCCGCTTAGCCTCCCAATATATCTTTACTTCGCTCAAACCATTCTCTCCCAAATCGCCTTTTGACCAGCTTCATTTAAATGGGTTTGACGCTGAGCAAATTTGGCAGCAAATTGACCTCCAATCTCAGCCTTTAATTACCTCTCTTAAACGAGAAATCAAACGATATGAGAAAAATCCAGATCAAATTTTGGATCAATTTGGGGTATCCGGGGCCAATGAGGTGTTGGAGAGAGGAATTAAGGAAAACGGAGATGTGGGTTTTGAAGATAGTGAGGAATTGAGtgatgaagatgaggatgaGGAGGGAGAAGATGGGGAGTCTGAGTCtgaggaagaagaggatgatgatgaaagtggggaggaagaagaggagttgGAGGATGATGGTGATGGAGTGCCAGAGGTTGAAGATGATTTTTTGAAGATTAAGGATTTGGAGAAGTATCTAGTGAGAGAGGAGGAGAAAGAATATGGGTCAGAAGAGAAGAAGagtaaaaagaagaagaaaggagGTAAAAATGTTGATGGTGATGAAGAGGATAAAAACGAGGAgagtgaggaagaagaagatggtGATGAG CTTCTCATGTATGGTGGAGATGGCGAAGATGGGTCTGACGATTCAATCAG ATATGAAGATTTCTATGTTTCTAAAAAGAAAACTCCAGTAACAAAACGGAAACGAGTTGACAAGTCAGATGACTCGGATATGGAGGATAAAAATGTGGATGATTCTGATGACGCAGAGATGGAAGATGAAGATGTTGATGATGCTGATGATTCAAAGATGGAAGATGATAATGACGAGCAG AATGGAAATCTGTCTACTTATGAGAAGGCACGTGAAAAGATCCAAGCCAAAATAAAGCAGATGGAAGCTGAAAACTTGGCTCCAAAAGATTGGACCATGCAGGGAGag ATATCTGCATCCAAGAGGCCAGTAGATAGTGCATTGGAAGTGGACCTGGATTTTGAGCACAACATGAGGCCGCCTCCTGTTATAACAGAAGAGGTGACAGCATCTCTTGAAGAAATTATAAAGAAAAGAATACTTGAG GGACAATTTGATGATGTTCAACGGGCTCCTAAATTGGTATCTGCAGCACCTAAGGAAACTAAAGAGCTG GATGATCATAAGAGCAAGAAAGGCCTTGGTGAAATTTATGAG GAAGAATATGCTCAGCAGGCTGGGTTTGTGTCTGCGCCCTTGTCAATGAATGATGAATTGAAAAAGGAG gCAAGCGATTTGTTCAAAAGATTGTGCCTGAAGCTGGATGCACTTTCCCACTTCCATTTTGCTCCAAAGCCG GTTGTGGAGGACATGTCTATTCAGACCAATGTTCCTGCTTTAACCATGGAAGAG GTTGCCCCAGTAGCTGTGTCGGATGCAGCTATGCTTGCTCCTGAGGAAGTGTTTTCTGGCAAGAAAAATATCAAAGAGGATAATGAGTTAACAAAGGAGGACAGAAAGAAGAGGAGAGccaaaaagaagagaaaattcAAAG CTGTAAGTGCAAAAAAAGCAGCAAGCACAACGCCCAAGAAACCATCTCAAACTCTGAATGAAG GCAAGGAGCAGTAG
- the LOC110790234 gene encoding uncharacterized protein At5g41620: MEEREKEKEEFLGLKLKQRGRLVGKSSSAGGGVCTPKPTWNFEPQFQHKQQQHQEEEEEEQKSNLSNIIGKNNNYNCGTGGSSSVTARQLGANLWEVLPHLNSIAKMSRHHSRGGSCLKNKGLQIHTVVEDSLDNASDEQPVSEGSFHRNIAASLLRHHRSVNKNGREIQPVSPASYSSSMEVTPYNPADTPSSSQDFKGRMGDPSYSLKTSTELLKVLNRIWCLEEQHTSNMSRSKALKAELENARTRIKDLLREKQKDRQVMDELMKQVSEHKHAKRNMEQDRLQSALQSVRQELEDERKLRKRSESLHRKMAREVSDMKSSFPIALNELERERRARTLLEDLCDEFAMGIRDYEQELRSQKYRSEKEQVHRGQVDSLVLHISEAWLDERVQMKLAEEMRRDMGEKCMIVDKLRPEIETFLKARQTLDSREEDVDLHNKSSKSSGFRRQSLESFPLNEATSAPQNIDDEDDDDDDSIDSESNCFELTKNVGGEYSNEIYTKNVSNSFEETEKKDSAKKNVECQDLSSNGRSLSSLQARFEKRMARMTFSTGHTYNNNQEAITSKRFGNRGGNSKRIHDNLLRNNSSSIEGERVHPEPELEDGHFLLAGLASPVKNWEPNIFSEDPEISSVWPRSCKENTLKARLLEARLEGRNIQSKGSKGAL, translated from the exons atggaggagagagaaaaagaaaaggaggaaTTCCTGGGATTAAAGTTGAAACAGCGCGGAAGATTGGTGGGGAAAAGTAGCAGTGCAGGAGGAGGGGTTTGTACTCCTAAACCCACCTGGAATTTCGAACCCCAATTTCAacacaaacaacaacaacaccaagaagaagaagaagaagaacaaaaatcaaatctttCTAACATTATTggtaaaaataataactataatTGTGGGACTGGTGGTAGTTCATCAGTTACAGCTAGACAATTGGGTGCCAATTTGTGGGAAGTTTTACCCCATCTTAATTCTATTGCTAAAATGAGCCGCCATCATAGTAGAGGTGGTAGTTGTCTGAAGAATAAGGGTTTACAGATTCATACTGTTGTGGAGGACTCGCTTGATAATGCTTCTGATGAACag CCTGTAAGTGAGGGAAGCTTCCACAGGAATATAGCTGCATCGCTTTTGCGACACCATCGATCTGTGAACAAGAATGGCCGTGAAATCCAACCAGTTTCACCAGCAAGTTATAGCAGTTCTATGGAG GTAACTCCATACAATCCTGCTGATACTCCTAGTAGTTCTCAAGATTTCAAGGGGAGAATGGGTGATCCAAGTTACAGCCTTAAAACATCTACAGAGTTGCTCAAAGTTCTTAACCGCATCTGGTGCCTTGAAGAGCAGCACACGTCAAACATGTCACGGTCAAAGGCTCTGAAAGCAGAGTTGGAAAATGCTCGAACAAGAATTAAAGACTTGCTGCGTGAGAAACAAAAGGACAGGCAAGTAATGGATGAACTGATGAAGCAAGTTTCTGAGCATAAACATGCGAAAAGAAACATGGAGCAAGATCGATTACAGTCCGCATTACAATCAGTGAGACAAGAACTTGAAGATGAGAGAAAACTTAGAAAACGGTCTGAGAGTTTGCATCGCAAGATGGCCAGAGAGGTTTCTGACATGAAATCTTCGTTCCCTATTGCTTTGAATGAActtgaaagagagagaagagcACGGACACTTCTGGAGGACTTATGCGATGAGTTTGCTATGGGAATAAGAGACTATGAGCAGGAACTTAGGTCTCAGAAATACAGGAGTGAGAAGGAACAGGTTCACAGAGGACAAGTTGATAGCCTTGTTCTTCATATTTCAGAGGCTTGGTTGGATGAACGGGTGCAGATGAAGCTAGCAGAAGAAATGCGGAGGGATATGGGAGAAAAGTGCATGATTGTGGATAAGCTTAGGCCTGAAATTGAAACCTTTTTAAAAGCCAGGCAAACTTTAGATTCAAGAGAAGAAGATGTTGACTTGCATAACAAAAGTTCCAAGAGTAGTGGTTTTCGCCGTCAGTCATTGGAGTCATTCCCCTTGAATGAGGCTACGAGCGCTCCTCAGAATATTgatgatgaggatgatgatgatgatgactctATTGACAGCGAGTCAAACTGTTTCGAGTTGACAAAAAACGTTGGTGGAGAGTATTCGAATGAGATTTACACAAAAAATGTTTCTAATTCTTTTGAAGAAACAGAGAAGAAAGATAGTGCAAAGAAAAATGTTGAATGCCAAGATTTAAGCAGTAACGGCCGCAGTTTATCTAGTTTGCAAGCACGATTTGAGAAACGTATGGCTCGGATGACCTTTAGTACTGGACACACCTACAACAATAACCAAGAGGCTATAACAAGCAAACGATTTGGAAATCGGGGAGGAAATTCGAAGCGTATTCACGACAATCTATTAAGGAATAATTCGTCATCAATAGAGGGGGAGAGAGTTCATCCCGAGCCTGAATTAGaagacggtcatttcttgttagCAGGTCTTGCTAGTCCGGTGAAGAATTGGGAGCCGAATATCTTTTCAGAAGACCCCGAAATTTCATCAGTATGGCCTAGGAGTTGCAAGGAGAACACGTTGAAGGCTAGACTTCTAGAAGCAAGGTTGGAAGGGCGAAACATTCAATCAAAGGGTTCTAAAGGTGCACTATAA